One genomic region from Nostoc sphaeroides encodes:
- a CDS encoding SDR family NAD(P)-dependent oxidoreductase, with translation MNKTSESRQKKTALITGAASGIGYQLTQIFARHSYNLVLVDKNEKKLTEIIDEFPEKFSISVKIFVKDLSIPTSPEEIFTELQQASIKIDVLVNNAGFGTYGAFSETDLTIELQMLQVNMVSLTHLTKLFLKDMVEQDYGKILNVASAAAFQPGPLMAVYFATKAYVLSFSEAIANELEGTGVSVTVLCPGPTASEFQQTAAMEDSKIANVNRMMDTETVAKIGYRALMKNKTVVVPGMRNKLLTESVRFTPRNLVTKVVRSMHELKKNR, from the coding sequence ATGAATAAAACATCTGAAAGTCGGCAAAAAAAAACTGCTCTAATTACAGGAGCGGCGAGTGGAATAGGCTATCAATTAACCCAGATTTTTGCTCGTCATAGTTATAATCTGGTGTTAGTAGATAAGAATGAAAAAAAACTTACTGAAATTATAGATGAATTTCCCGAAAAATTTAGCATTTCTGTCAAAATTTTTGTTAAGGATTTATCTATCCCAACATCCCCAGAAGAAATTTTCACAGAACTACAGCAAGCATCTATTAAGATTGATGTGCTAGTTAATAATGCTGGCTTTGGTACTTATGGAGCATTTAGTGAAACAGACCTCACTATTGAACTGCAAATGCTTCAGGTAAATATGGTCAGTCTGACTCATTTGACTAAGTTATTTCTCAAAGATATGGTCGAGCAAGACTATGGAAAAATATTAAATGTGGCTTCTGCGGCGGCTTTTCAACCAGGGCCTCTAATGGCAGTTTATTTTGCTACTAAAGCCTATGTATTATCATTTTCAGAAGCGATCGCTAATGAATTAGAGGGCACAGGTGTCAGCGTGACTGTTCTTTGTCCAGGGCCAACAGCATCGGAATTTCAACAAACTGCTGCAATGGAAGATTCAAAGATTGCTAACGTTAACAGAATGATGGATACAGAAACCGTTGCTAAGATTGGTTATCGCGCCTTAATGAAAAATAAAACTGTTGTCGTTCCTGGGATGAGAAATAAGCTATTGACTGAAAGCGTCAGATTTACACCCAGAAATTTAGTAACAAAGGTTGTGAGAAGTATGCACGAACTCAAAAAAAATAGGTAG
- a CDS encoding heavy-metal-associated domain-containing protein yields MAIKLKVTDIKGDECANKITKSIQTMVADAKVDVDVKAKTVVVEGAASEETIKQIVQSAGYTIEGY; encoded by the coding sequence ATGGCAATTAAATTGAAAGTTACAGATATCAAAGGTGATGAGTGTGCCAATAAAATAACTAAATCTATTCAAACTATGGTAGCTGATGCCAAAGTAGATGTAGACGTTAAGGCAAAAACCGTAGTTGTAGAAGGTGCGGCTTCTGAAGAGACAATTAAACAGATAGTTCAATCTGCTGGTTATACTATCGAGGGCTATTAA
- a CDS encoding calcium-binding protein yields MADYRIYASDPNDPLAVFQYDTKITGTKFNNRLQGTNSSDLIYGYGGNDTLIGGNGNDILIGLYAYSGTDRDVLTGGRGVDIYVAGDGDGNYYNDPAGDAIITDYNSSETIVINGNRELKFVAKSVANVGTSSPDLIIYAGNLSQVIIQDFGSSNNLNFFKTDYEGENDLGGVFLV; encoded by the coding sequence ATGGCTGACTATCGAATTTATGCTTCTGATCCCAATGATCCTCTAGCAGTCTTTCAATACGATACTAAGATAACGGGTACAAAGTTCAATAATCGTTTGCAAGGTACTAATTCTAGCGACCTTATCTATGGATATGGGGGAAACGACACGCTTATTGGTGGTAATGGAAATGATATCTTAATAGGCTTATATGCATATAGCGGAACAGACAGAGATGTTTTAACAGGAGGCAGAGGAGTTGATATATATGTGGCTGGCGACGGTGACGGCAACTACTACAACGATCCTGCTGGAGATGCCATAATAACAGACTACAACTCGTCAGAAACTATCGTTATAAATGGTAATAGAGAGTTAAAGTTCGTGGCTAAATCTGTTGCAAATGTTGGAACCTCATCTCCTGATCTGATAATATATGCGGGCAATTTGTCTCAAGTTATTATTCAAGATTTTGGAAGTAGCAACAACCTAAATTTCTTTAAGACAGACTACGAAGGGGAGAACGATCTTGGGGGTGTCTTCCTAGTGTAG
- the aroF gene encoding 3-deoxy-7-phosphoheptulonate synthase yields the protein MIIILKSGTPGEEITRISQEVSETWGVTVEKSVGTHKAVLGLIGDTTSIDKLQVQEFSPWIEQVLRVQQPFKRVSREFRHGEASEVVVPTPNGDIYFGELHPIVVVAGPCSVENEAMIVETAKRVKAAGAQFLRGGAYKPRTSPYAFQGYGESALDLLAAAREATGLGIVTELMDAADLSAVARVADIIQIGARNMHNFSLLKKVGAQDKPVLLKRGMSATIDEWLMAAEYILASGNPNVILCERGIRTFDGKYARNTLDLSVLPVLRSLTHLPIMIDPSHGTGRSEYVPSMAMAAIAAGTDALMIEVHPNPAKALSDGPQSLTPDKFDRLVQEMSILGKVVDRWPTPAFDRVGENRILFTPELSK from the coding sequence ATGATTATCATACTTAAGAGCGGTACACCTGGTGAAGAAATTACTCGCATCAGCCAAGAAGTGAGTGAGACTTGGGGAGTCACGGTAGAAAAAAGCGTTGGCACTCATAAAGCTGTTTTAGGGCTAATTGGTGATACGACTAGCATCGATAAATTACAGGTTCAAGAGTTTAGCCCTTGGATTGAGCAAGTATTACGAGTGCAACAACCTTTCAAGCGGGTAAGTCGAGAATTCCGACATGGAGAAGCCAGCGAGGTTGTTGTACCTACACCTAACGGTGATATCTATTTCGGCGAACTTCACCCGATCGTAGTAGTAGCAGGGCCTTGTTCCGTTGAAAATGAAGCGATGATTGTCGAAACCGCAAAGCGGGTGAAGGCAGCAGGAGCGCAATTTCTGCGTGGTGGAGCTTACAAACCCCGCACTTCACCTTATGCCTTTCAAGGTTATGGTGAAAGCGCTTTAGATTTGTTAGCAGCAGCGCGGGAAGCTACTGGTTTGGGTATCGTCACAGAACTCATGGATGCTGCCGATTTATCCGCAGTGGCGAGAGTCGCTGACATAATCCAAATTGGGGCGCGAAATATGCACAACTTTTCGCTGTTGAAAAAGGTAGGCGCTCAAGATAAACCCGTGTTACTGAAGCGGGGGATGTCTGCCACAATTGACGAGTGGCTGATGGCGGCAGAATATATTTTGGCATCAGGAAATCCCAATGTGATTTTGTGTGAGCGCGGAATCAGAACCTTTGATGGCAAATATGCCCGGAATACTTTAGATTTATCGGTGCTTCCGGTGTTGCGATCGCTCACCCATTTACCGATTATGATTGATCCTAGTCATGGTACTGGTCGGTCTGAATATGTGCCATCGATGGCTATGGCTGCGATCGCCGCTGGTACAGATGCCTTAATGATTGAAGTTCACCCCAATCCAGCAAAAGCTTTATCCGATGGCCCCCAATCTCTCACCCCTGATAAATTTGACCGCTTAGTTCAAGAAATGTCAATTCTGGGCAAAGTAGTCGATCGCTGGCCTACACCTGCATTTGATCGGGTTGGTGAAAACCGCATTCTCTTCACACCCGAACTATCAAAGTAG
- the trpD gene encoding anthranilate phosphoribosyltransferase, with product MIAVTKTPLDNIPVTSELYNWPGLLQQLFARQSLTVSQAADLMQGWLTDAIPDVLSGAILAAIQAKGVSAQELVGMASVLQSQSPPLIQTRLIASPLIDTCGTGGDGASTFNISTAVAFVAAAAGVKVAKHGNRSASSKTGSADVLEALGINLNAIPEKVQAAVGEVGITFLFAPGWHPALKAIATLRKTLKVRTVFNLLGPLVNPMRPTGQIIGVNDPLLLEEIVQALSQLGCQQAIALHGRERLDEAGLADVTDLAVLQDKKVRSLTLNPQELGLSFAPTAALCGGDVEENAEILKAVLQGKGTQAQQDVVALNTALALQVGEAIHGETDILGGCVKGIALAKDILQSGAAWTKLEELAEFLR from the coding sequence ATGATAGCTGTAACTAAAACTCCACTAGACAACATCCCCGTCACTTCTGAGTTATACAACTGGCCAGGTTTATTGCAACAGTTGTTTGCTCGGCAGTCTTTAACAGTTTCCCAAGCTGCGGATTTGATGCAAGGTTGGCTCACAGATGCCATTCCCGATGTCCTATCAGGAGCGATTTTAGCCGCAATCCAAGCTAAAGGCGTATCCGCCCAAGAATTAGTAGGCATGGCCAGTGTCTTACAATCTCAATCCCCACCCCTTATACAGACGCGATTAATCGCGTCTCCCCTAATTGACACCTGCGGAACTGGTGGAGATGGCGCTTCAACCTTTAATATTTCCACTGCTGTTGCCTTTGTCGCTGCCGCCGCCGGGGTAAAAGTTGCCAAACATGGCAATCGTTCGGCATCTAGCAAGACTGGTTCGGCTGATGTGTTGGAAGCTTTGGGTATAAATCTCAACGCCATTCCAGAAAAAGTGCAAGCCGCAGTGGGTGAAGTCGGAATCACCTTTTTGTTTGCTCCCGGCTGGCATCCTGCACTTAAAGCGATCGCTACTTTGCGAAAAACGTTGAAGGTGCGGACTGTCTTTAACTTGCTCGGCCCTCTAGTAAATCCTATGCGACCGACAGGGCAAATTATTGGTGTAAATGACCCGCTTTTACTAGAGGAGATTGTTCAAGCTTTATCCCAATTAGGATGTCAGCAAGCGATCGCCCTCCACGGACGCGAACGTTTAGATGAAGCTGGTTTAGCAGATGTCACTGACTTAGCTGTACTCCAAGATAAAAAAGTCCGTTCTCTAACGCTGAATCCTCAAGAACTTGGTTTGAGTTTTGCACCCACTGCGGCGTTGTGCGGTGGAGATGTCGAAGAAAATGCCGAAATCTTGAAAGCAGTTTTGCAAGGTAAAGGCACGCAAGCGCAGCAAGATGTAGTCGCTTTAAATACAGCTTTAGCACTCCAAGTTGGTGAAGCCATTCACGGGGAAACGGATATTTTAGGCGGTTGTGTTAAAGGTATTGCCCTTGCTAAAGATATCCTGCAAAGCGGCGCGGCTTGGACAAAACTTGAAGAACTTGCTGAATTTTTGCGCTAA